A part of Leishmania panamensis strain MHOM/PA/94/PSC-1 chromosome 34 sequence genomic DNA contains:
- a CDS encoding hypothetical protein (TriTrypDB/GeneDB-style sysID: LpmP.34.1010), with protein sequence MPPPRSVSMKRRAVGAEPHYESATFSPQETESMALTSATTTTTMSGRRSTSTGSGKGQGSAAAVHETPMVTSSIGSLSLLPMKTTTSPSLVSAATSATNERKRARESAERCSIRRLQGGRSPSASATTGGSTRPLQRLCRSESFGSDKSRISDTPQLRRNTTCAELDVEEVFFESVTRASPAHLQHTPTSQLLSQQQALPYSTLSEDHGVAPQGPALEQTLFTPATVARRPKPQTVLGEALRSSALSAASAPSAASPASSSASRLSSHDEAVQAILRANPPTTTRPVQLKPGYNAPSPQTPLWAALEDDRDEDDHAALGSGQALEELLLSNTQVSLFQLGDEEEANTSGAVRTTTRADALPCSRHASVITAPTVSTVGVHVPATTHECRRLGTRAAANGSISLPAPGRSLNLLDEDGLHDDERLPLFVGMESDSQDDGTDGEAFSLTQEANRQERARDMQAALPRSRAYRGAASAAAARASAAATLHAGKLGSADTFTPSPTRQRATRASHTTVQQQGSPYSQLQRVVESTMAAATVVAAGQRHTTTPVADTKPPEVLSQKELRRKTDMLRWAERTRAFFHFIDTRPLHVTSSPLKLPASTSSQARQGRCSQSVVTSHYRKRIRAVQTHKSRTPATSMSLACRSHSASTVRSVPSPSVAAHGSSSSSAFEDVISRVKREAAAAATSTRSTSAK encoded by the coding sequence ATGCCTCCTCCGCGATCGGTCAGCATGAAGCGACGAGCGGTGGGCGCTGAACCCCACTATGAAAGCgccaccttctccccccAGGAGACGGAGTCTATGGCACTgaccagcgccaccacaacCACGACCATGAGCGGACGTCGTAGTACCAGCACCGGTAGCGGCAAGGGCcaaggcagcgctgccgcagtgcacGAAACTCCTATGGTGACCTCTTCTAtcggttctctctctctactacCCATGAAGACGACTACGTCACCGTCTCTCGTTTCCGcggccacctctgccaccaACGAGCGCAAACGAGCGCGTGAATCAGCGGAACGCTGCAGCATCAGACGCTTGCAAGGTGGCCGCAGCCCCAGTGCCTCCGCAACGACTGGGGGGTCGACACGCCCCCTGCAGCGTCTGTGCCGCTCGGAGTCATTTGGCAGTGACAAGAGCCGCATAAGCGATACTCCTCAGCTGAGACGCAACACGACTTGCGCCGAACTGGACGTGGAGGAAGTCTTCTTTGAGTCAGTGACACGAGCCTCCCCCGCGCATCTGCAGCACACCCCTACCTCGCAACTTTTGAGCCAGCAGCAAGCGCTGCCCTACTCGACACTCTCTGAGGATCATGGCGTGGCACCTCAGGGCCCCGCTCTCGAGCAGACGCTCTTCACGCCCGCCACAGTTGCTCGACGCCCGAAGCCGCAGACCGTCCTTGGCGAGGCACTCCGCTCCTCAGCGTTgtcagcagcgtctgcgccgagcgccgcctctcccgcctcctcttccgcgtCTCGCCTATCCTCCCACGACGAAGCGGTGCAAGCCATTCTGCGTGCGAACCCGCCCACAACAACCCGACCTGTGCAACTAAAGCCCGGGTACAACGCTCCTAGTCCGCAAACGCCCTTGTGGGCAGCCCTTGAGGACGACAGGGATGAGGACGACCACGCAGCACTCGGCAGCGGGCAGGCGTTGGAGGAACTACTTCTCAGTAACACACAAGTCAGCCTCTTCCAGCTTGGAGACGAGGAAGAAGCAAACACGAGCGGTGCAGTGAGGACGACCACGCGGGCTGATGCGCTGCCATGCTCAAGGCACGCCTCTGTCATCACAGCTCCGACGGTTTCCACGGTAGGCGTGCACGTGCCGGCGACGACGCACGAGTGCAGGCGCCTCGGCACGCGTGCGGCCGCGAATGGGAGTATCAGCCTTCCAGCACCAGGGCGATCACTGAACTTACTCGACGAAGACGGCCTTCATGATGATGAGCGACTACCCCTGTTCGTTGGGATGGAGAGTGACAGCCAGGACGATGGCACCGACGGAGAGGCCTTCTCGCTGACACAGGAGGCGAATCGGCAGGAGCGGGCTCGGGATATGCAGGCTGCCCTGCCTCGTTCGCGCGCTTACCGTGgtgccgccagcgctgcagctgctcgagcatctgccgctgcgacacTGCATGCTGGCAAGCTCGGTAGTGCGGACACGTTCACCCCAAGTCCGACCCGTCAGCGCGCGACGCGAGCCTCTCACAccacagtgcagcagcaggggagcCCATAcagccagctgcagcgggttGTGGAGAGTACCATGGCCGCGGCAACTGTAGTAGCAGCAGGTCAGAGGCACACCACGACCCCTGTCGCAGATACGAAGCCGCCCGAGGTGCTCTcgcagaaggagctgcggcgGAAGACCGACATGCTGAGGTGGGCggagcgcacgcgcgcattTTTTCACTTCATCGATACGCGTCCGTTGCACGTGACCTCGTCTCCACTGAAGCTCCCAGCGTCTACCTCCTCACAGGCACGTCAaggccgctgcagccagAGTGTAGTTACCAGTCATTACCGCAAAAGGATCAGGGCGGTGCAGACGCACAAAAGCCGCACGCCCGCAACCTCGATGAGCCTCGCGTGTCGAAGCCACAGCGCGAGTACTGTCCGGAGtgtgccgtcgccgtctgtggctgcgcacggtagcagcagcagcagcgccttcgaGGATGTCATTTCGCGTGTGAagcgagaagcagctgcagcggctacTTCGACTCGCTCCACTTCTGCCAAGTAA
- a CDS encoding selenoprotein, putative (TriTrypDB/GeneDB-style sysID: LpmP.34.1030), with translation MPVSLFVKRRQRRGMALFIVVSLALLLVFAACRANSAREVQPTQEGNKDPYAYLGMLDEVDLQQILHEKTHGQVQVSAFRSKEELVAAVRKIEEREDAEVSFDEQVKAAMQRKAASEEAASVASSSSSQSHRSAAAEGAHIKDNKERNTHAKVVQLMDGDEGEAKLGDAPSHSQQKGRATSGYAGAKKTLSGRPLSAVHKLEILYCTGUGYAKYFEDMKQQLQRVLPNAGDVQIVGGTYPTPPARALAAKVCSTAFLASLGMALAGGQLAFLPPAALNLIVQQRGMLVGTGFLLNMIGSSLTQTGAFEVTLDGELIFSKLQAGAVPTVEVMRRIILQKTLLDKYGDNSARPL, from the coding sequence ATGCCTGTCTCCCTTTTCGTGaagcgccgccagcgtcggGGCATGGCGCTGTTTATCGTTGTGTCACtggcgcttcttctcgtgtTCGCCGCGTGCCGTGCAAATTCGGCGCGTGAGGTGCAGCCCACTCAGGAGGGAAACAAGGACCCGTACGCCTACCTCGGTATGCTCGATGAGGTGGACCTACAGCAGATATTACATGAAAAGACGCATGGACAGGTGCAGGTGAGCGCCTTCCGCAGCAAGGAAGAGCtggtcgcggcggtgcgtaAGATTGAGGAGCGCGAGGACGCGGAGGTCAGTTTCGACGAGCAGGTGAAGGCAGCAATGCAACGCAAGGCCGCATCGGAGGAGGCTGCTAGTGtggcgtcgtcatcgtcctcgcAGTCTCACCGAAGCGCGGCTGCAGAAGGCGCCCACATTAAGGATAATAAGGAGCGAAACACCCACGCAAAGGTAGTTCAGCTAATGGATGGAGACGAGGGCGAGGCGAAGTTGGGGGATGCACCGAGTCACAGTCAGCAGAAGGGTCGCGCAACTTCTGGATACGCAGGCGCGAAGAAGACGTTGAGTGGGCGTCCCCTTTCGGCCGTGCATAAGCTGGAAATTCTATATTGCACCGGATGAGGATACGCGAAGTATTTTGAAGATatgaagcagcagctacaACGCGTGCTGCCCAACGCGGGTGATGTCCAAATTGTGGGTGGTACCTatcccaccccacccgccCGCGCGCTCGCCGCGAAGGTGTGCTCGACAGCCTTTCTGGCCTCCCTCGGTATGGCCCTTGCCGGAGGACAGCTCGCGTTTCTGCCTCCCGCCGCTCTGAACCTCATTGTTCAGCAGCGTGGCATGCTGGTCGGCACTGGCTTCTTGCTGAATATGATCGGCAGCTCTCTCACCCAGACCGGTGCCTTCGAGGTTACCTTGGATGGCGAGCTTATCTTCTCGAAGCTACAGGCTGGAGCTGTACCGACCGTGGAGGTAATGCGCCGTATTATTCTGCAGAAGACACTGCTAGATAAGTACGGTGATAACAGCGCGAGACCATTGTAG